The genome window ACCGGGCCCGACTAGGCAGTAGTTACCTGCACAAGGGACCTGCCCGCAGCGGTAGCATTACCGAACAAGTCGTCGACGTCAACGGAATCCGCAAAGTCATCCTCCacaccaccagcagcaacactTCTTCCGATGACGAAAGATCGTCCAATAACCAAGCCAAGTTCCCCGTTCGTCAGGACGGCCAGCtcatcaaccttgatgaCGACCAATCCGCCCCCGCTGCACAACCGAATGGGcacaaaaagaagaaacgcCGCCGCAAGCACAAGTCTCGCACGAAGAACTCAGACGGCCCGCCTGACGAAGAAGCACCCCTGTTGTCTTAATGAGCTTATTCCGCGGTTGGAAGGCGTcttttcccccttctttCCGCCTCTCTGCCTCTCCATCACTCTGCCGGCCAGAGCGACCACCGTGCAAGCGAGTCCTTGATCTAAGCACCTGTGTATGAGCATACTGTATGTGACTACGGAAAAAAGCGAACGATAACGGCGTTCGATTGAATCCTTCATTTGGGAAGCGTATCCCATGCATAAATAGCCTGTAACCCACCAGTCTAATTGATCTGTGTATTTTCCTCCATCATAAAACTTATTAATGTAAGAGACTGTAGACCGCCTGTATGGTATGGCACTACGAAATCCAGGAATCCGTCATAAGCAttcaacttttttttttaatattctgatcatctcatctcatccATGTATCATGCATGCACCTGAATAACTCCCAGTCATCGACTTGACGACCAAATGGCCATTGAACcatgaaagaaaagaaaagccagCTCTGTGATCATTGCAGGAGAGGGTCCTAGAAGTCAAGGTTAGCTTTTTGTTAAACAGATcggacaaaaaaaaaaaaaaaaaaaaaaaaaaaaaaaggatgtACATACCCGGAAGTGTTTCTGGTTGTTCGCAGCCCGGTTGACCCGGTCTCGGTACCTAAGTTCTTGCCGAATGGCGCGCGTCCGGTCCTTGCGTTCCGACATGACAGCGACCCGTTTCTGATCCTCCGTAGCGCCGAGCATTCCGAGGCCGCCGTTGGCACGAGTGACAAGGGCGCGGGTGGGGTTGCGGCCGCGGGGCCGCTCTTCCTCGACTTCGCCGTTCTCGATGGCGAGTTGGCGGGCGATCCGCTCCTCCATCGAAGGGTAGTTGTGTAGGTTCTGGCGGTAGTATTTGGCGAGAGAGCGGTGGCCGACGCTCTTCCCGGACGGGAGGTGCAGTTCGTATTCCGTCTGGTACACGACGGCTGCCTTTCGGTGGGAATCGaagtcgtcgtcttcgtcgtcatccagggaggaggcggaggttTCTGTCTCCCAcccgtcgtcgtcgccgtcCGAGCTGGTTACCTTGACTCCGCCGTCCTCTGGTGTCTCGCTGGTTACTGACCCGGCCTCGTCATCGGAGTATGTGCTGCGGAAGTCGTAATACTGGCCAATCTCGatctgttcctcctcggtctcgAAAGCGATCATGCAATGGCCCTTGTCCCGCATGTGAGTGCGAATGCCGGCAGGGCTGTTCCGGATGGCATGGCAGTAGAGGCATTCACTGTTCTCGTTGATTTTGCGGTAGAGGTAGTGGATCAAACCCTCGAGGTTAACGAGGTAGTCTTTCTCTGGAATGAACATGCCGTGGCTCCTGCGCATGTGTTCTGTGTTCTCCTGAGGGTCTGAAGCCTTGTGGCTACAGAACAGACAGCGGGAAGGCGAGTATTCAGACTcgtcctcgatctcctcctcctcctcttcctcgatcGTTGATGTCTTGAGATTGTCGGCAACCTTGGCAACTTCCGAATCGCCTTCTTGTGACTTGTTGATCGGTTCGCCCAGAGAGAACGTGGAGCTCATCACGGATGACGAGTCGTCTGCCAGATCTTTGCTCATCCGCGCTTCGCGGGCCTTGTGCTTGGAGCTCTTGACATGGTTCTGATACGAGTTCTCACTGTAGAATGTCTTCTGGCAAGCGAGGCAGGACTTCTCGAAGGACGCCTTGGCGGCAGCGGCGGTCGAAGTGGCTTTGGCGGCAAGGACTTTTTCATTGAAGATTTCCTGGGATACCGGAGGCAGAGAAGCAACACGGCGCTTCATGTTATATAAACTATCGATGTTAGTAACTTGACGGATGTGCCACAGACTCCTAGGAAAGCCTACTGCCAATCCGTGCGCATGTGATCCCTTTGAGCATCGCTGCTCCGAAACGCAACCAAGCAGGTGTTGCAAGTataaggaagagaagacatcTTGGAAGCTACTGAAGCGATCGACGAAAGAATAAGGGTATCAAACAGAAAAAGGTGTGCGGCGGTTGATTGCCACTACTCGTTGTGGGAAGAAATTCGGGCGGGGTACAAGTCAATACGAAAACTCGGGCACAATGAAGTGAAGAGTGAGTCAGGTCCTGAAGAAGATATAGGGAAGGCAAGCGACAGGAAATGAGAGGCAACCAGACGGGTGCCGGGCGATCAGTAAGCGTTCTTGATCTCTTTGATGGGTGCTGGTCGAAGAAATTATTGATAATCAATAATCATCTCTGATAAAGTTCCATCCGAACCGCACAAAATCCTCGCCTTGCCGCTTTAAGGCAGTAATTTCGGTCAGTGACGATGACGTTCAAAGCACGTGATGATCTAAT of Aspergillus fumigatus Af293 chromosome 2, whole genome shotgun sequence contains these proteins:
- a CDS encoding putative C2H2 finger domain protein, whose protein sequence is MSSLPYTCNTCLVAFRSSDAQRDHMRTDWHLYNMKRRVASLPPVSQEIFNEKVLAAKATSTAAAAKASFEKSCLACQKTFYSENSYQNHVKSSKHKAREARMSKDLADDSSSVMSSTFSLGEPINKSQEGDSEVAKVADNLKTSTIEEEEEEEIEDESEYSPSRCLFCSHKASDPQENTEHMRRSHGMFIPEKDYLVNLEGLIHYLYRKINENSECLYCHAIRNSPAGIRTHMRDKGHCMIAFETEEEQIEIGQYYDFRSTYSDDEAGSVTSETPEDGGVKVTSSDGDDDGWETETSASSLDDDEDDDFDSHRKAAVVYQTEYELHLPSGKSVGHRSLAKYYRQNLHNYPSMEERIARQLAIENGEVEEERPRGRNPTRALVTRANGGLGMLGATEDQKRVAVMSERKDRTRAIRQELRYRDRVNRAANNQKHFRDPLLQ